One window of Aliarcobacter lanthieri genomic DNA carries:
- a CDS encoding competence/damage-inducible protein A produces the protein MNKKINFYSVIIGTELLNGRRTDAHFPFLNKELLNRGWEHKASFVIEDDPKLMLEIFNLIKSDKNSVMFCFGGIGATPDDFTRVVAAKAFTDEKMEFHEDAKQRIIEQFCDEAYPYRINMAYLPVGAKLLKNVVNNVAGFYLEDRFFFTPGFPSMSQSMVIEALEKLYPKNIVKYRKTITINSSENDLISSMERIPSHLDFSSLPKIIGEQRRVVLSLAGYDKDEVDIYFQLFIDFCKTNKMYYELRDIFEQNI, from the coding sequence ATGAATAAAAAAATAAATTTTTATAGTGTAATTATTGGAACAGAACTTTTGAATGGGAGAAGAACTGATGCTCATTTCCCTTTCTTAAATAAAGAACTTTTAAATCGTGGTTGGGAACATAAAGCTTCTTTTGTTATTGAAGATGATCCTAAACTTATGTTAGAAATTTTTAATCTTATAAAATCTGATAAAAATTCTGTTATGTTTTGTTTTGGTGGAATTGGTGCAACTCCTGATGATTTTACAAGAGTTGTAGCAGCAAAAGCTTTTACAGATGAAAAAATGGAGTTTCACGAAGATGCAAAGCAAAGAATTATAGAACAATTTTGTGATGAAGCATATCCATATAGAATAAATATGGCTTATTTACCAGTAGGTGCAAAACTTCTTAAAAATGTTGTAAATAATGTTGCAGGATTCTATTTAGAAGATAGATTTTTCTTTACACCAGGATTTCCTTCTATGAGCCAAAGTATGGTTATAGAAGCTTTAGAAAAACTTTATCCTAAAAATATAGTGAAGTATAGAAAAACTATAACTATAAATAGTAGTGAAAATGACTTAATATCTAGTATGGAAAGAATACCTTCTCATCTTGATTTTTCTTCACTACCAAAAATCATTGGTGAGCAAAGAAGAGTTGTACTCAGTCTTGCTGGATATGATAAAGATGAAGTAGATATTTATTTTCAACTCTTTATAGATTTTTGTAAAACTAATAAAATGTATTATGAACTTAGAGATATTTTTGAACAAAATATCTGA